A window from uncultured Desulfobacter sp. encodes these proteins:
- a CDS encoding FAD-dependent oxidoreductase, with protein MKKKVLIIGGVACGPKAASRIKRLSPDAEVTILEKGELLSYAGCGLPYYISGQVKNDDDLMTTPAGVVRDPNFFKMVKDIQVKNHTLAESIDRKSKVVKAVDLSTGEGCEYKYDALVLSVGSQFKKPPFPGIDLEGVHFLQTVEDAKGIREGSGPLEGKNAVVIGAGLIGLEATESLKAQGMNITMIEMMDQAMGNMFDHEMVFHLHNELKKNGVVLKTLETVREIKGNNQSTVQSVVTDKGEYPADLVLVAVGVNPNTQLAKDAGLDIGETGAIRVDCAMRTSDPDIYAGGDCVENVSIVTGRPVYTPMGSTANKHGRIIGDNICGRSSEFNGVCGTAICRVFGINVSRTGLTEKQARQMGYDCVTVLSPAPDKPHFLDEAKLIIIKLVVDKATHKLLGAQIVGPGDVAKRMEVVVANISSGAKVTDIAQYDLAYAPPFSPAMDNIITAANIAENKLYGLGSSLSPVEVQAKIDNGDDFIFLDVRSPKEFEQMRIEDSRIKLLPLGKLRNLLSELPMDKEIIAFCKISLRGYEAERILTGAGYKNVKYMDGGVVCWPYKKFVLS; from the coding sequence ATGAAGAAAAAAGTACTGATCATTGGCGGGGTTGCTTGTGGCCCTAAAGCTGCATCCCGGATTAAACGACTATCCCCGGACGCCGAAGTCACCATTCTTGAAAAAGGCGAACTGCTCTCCTATGCAGGGTGTGGCCTGCCCTATTACATTTCCGGGCAGGTGAAAAATGATGATGATTTAATGACTACCCCGGCAGGTGTTGTAAGAGATCCTAACTTTTTTAAAATGGTCAAAGATATTCAGGTTAAAAATCATACCCTGGCAGAATCCATAGACCGTAAAAGCAAAGTGGTCAAAGCGGTTGACCTTTCGACAGGCGAGGGTTGTGAATATAAATATGATGCACTTGTCCTTTCCGTGGGAAGTCAGTTCAAAAAGCCGCCGTTTCCCGGCATTGATCTGGAAGGTGTCCATTTTCTTCAAACCGTCGAAGATGCAAAGGGCATCCGAGAGGGAAGCGGACCTCTGGAAGGGAAAAATGCCGTGGTGATTGGTGCCGGTCTCATCGGTCTTGAGGCCACGGAATCTTTGAAAGCCCAGGGAATGAACATCACCATGATCGAAATGATGGATCAGGCCATGGGGAATATGTTTGACCATGAAATGGTGTTTCACCTCCACAATGAACTTAAGAAAAACGGCGTTGTGCTCAAAACCCTGGAAACAGTCAGGGAAATCAAAGGAAATAATCAATCAACCGTACAATCCGTTGTCACGGACAAAGGCGAATATCCGGCTGATCTGGTGCTGGTGGCGGTGGGTGTGAATCCAAATACCCAGTTGGCCAAAGATGCCGGGCTTGATATTGGTGAAACCGGGGCCATCCGGGTGGACTGTGCCATGCGGACCTCTGACCCTGATATATATGCCGGCGGGGACTGTGTTGAAAACGTTTCCATTGTTACCGGAAGACCCGTTTACACGCCCATGGGCTCCACAGCCAACAAACACGGCAGAATCATCGGCGATAATATCTGCGGCAGATCTTCTGAATTTAACGGTGTGTGCGGGACGGCCATCTGCCGGGTTTTTGGCATCAATGTATCCAGAACCGGACTGACCGAAAAGCAGGCCAGGCAGATGGGATATGACTGCGTTACCGTATTGAGCCCCGCACCGGACAAGCCGCACTTCCTTGACGAGGCCAAGCTGATCATCATTAAACTGGTGGTGGACAAGGCCACCCATAAACTTTTAGGTGCCCAGATTGTGGGACCCGGTGATGTGGCCAAACGTATGGAAGTAGTTGTGGCAAATATTTCGTCCGGGGCCAAAGTAACCGACATTGCCCAGTATGATCTGGCCTATGCGCCGCCTTTTTCCCCGGCCATGGACAATATCATCACAGCAGCCAATATCGCTGAAAACAAACTTTATGGTCTTGGCAGTTCGCTGTCACCTGTGGAGGTCCAGGCCAAAATTGATAACGGCGATGATTTTATCTTCCTTGATGTGCGGTCCCCCAAGGAGTTTGAGCAGATGCGCATTGAAGATTCCAGGATAAAACTGCTCCCCTTGGGTAAACTGAGAAACCTTCTCTCCGAACTGCCCATGGACAAGGAAATTATCGCGTTTTGCAAAATTTCATTGCGCGGGTATGAAGCCGAACGTATTTTGACCGGCGCTGGATATAAAAACGTAAAATATATGGATGGCGGAGTTGTGTGCTGGCCCTATAAAAAATTTGTTCTTTCCTAA